DNA from Alkalibacter saccharofermentans DSM 14828:
CCGAAAACTTTGACTTTTTTACTATCGACTCCTAACTCCTCGCAAGTCTCTCTAATGGCAGCTTCCTTAATGCTTTCACACTTTTCGATCTTTCCACCGGGAAATGATATTTCACCCGGCTGCCTTTTCATTGTATTGGATCTTACCTGGTATAAAAGATGCGGTTTGTCATCCACATCAACTAAAGGGACAAAAACCGCATAATGTCTTTTTATATCGAACATCTCGCTCTTTCTATTTTTAAATATTTCGTGTATCTGATTTGTTTTCATCGTTCACCTGAAAGATTTTATCTTCTAATTTTTCCAACCTAACCAATATTCTGTAGAATGCCCTGTTTTGACTTGCCAAAATCCATAATCCCTCGCAAAACTGCTCCTGACAAATATAGAAAGACAGAATCGCTCTAAGCACGGCAATATCAGCAGACTCTATGAAATCTATCATCTCATCTGTACAAGGGATAGACTTATTCTTCAACGTAGTTATATAATCTAAATCCAGTATTCCGCTGCTGTACACTTCATCAATAAATTCCGAAAAATCTCTGTTGTATATCGGGTATGGAGATAATGCCGTACTTTCTCTGCTTATGGCATCGTTGCTCCAGCTGCATATTCCACTGCCGTCCTCATT
Protein-coding regions in this window:
- a CDS encoding DUF6508 domain-containing protein, yielding MTSYQNLLEYINYFINEDGSGICSWSNDAISRESTALSPYPIYNRDFSEFIDEVYSSGILDLDYITTLKNKSIPCTDEMIDFIESADIAVLRAILSFYICQEQFCEGLWILASQNRAFYRILVRLEKLEDKIFQVNDENKSDTRNI